From the Malus domestica chromosome 17, GDT2T_hap1 genome, one window contains:
- the LOC103404580 gene encoding probable inactive receptor kinase At2g26730 — translation MNKIFVLVIFFSFSLVLHKTHSVDVEVKNSLIIFLAKLSNGVQPGLSWGWIPSSDPCKEHWQNVACDSLNTTVTKLFLNGQNLVGTLDSALLCNTKPLAASLTTLALDDNNIAGQISDEIGHCNQLTQFTVSYNRLSGTLPESLAALENLKTLDVSNNQLTGLIPNFDFSKFDKFNVSNNKLQGPIPNTNGFVQSNSFLGNSELCGDPLANKCPSSSVTADEKSNNSKGVSKNQVIIYIGYAILASVFVALVIFKICTKNKKEDKMVDAVNKVSAVDESMSKISAASSEFKGGLSKSNYSVTFSADDESHSTNMVSSSLVVLKSPVVNGLKFEDLLKAPAELLGRGKYGSLYKVIFEDGMVLVVKRIKDWAISGSDFKQRMERLYQAKHQSVLPALAFYFSKQEKLLVYEYQQNGSLFRLIHGSHRGQAFDWNSRLSVAARIAEALAFMHEELRTEGIAHGNLKSSNILLNKKMEPCISEYGLMEIHDQENQTPRKASKAGSTSSAFKGDVYGFGVILLELLTGKLVQHNGVDLTVWVHSVVREEWTAEVFDRTLMSECASEERMVNLLQVAIKCVNRSAEARPSMNQVALMINTIVEEEERSTVFDPQSSMSLI, via the exons atgaacaaaatctTCGTCTTGGTAATCTTCTTTTCGTTCTCCCTCGTCCTCCACAAAACGCATTCTGTGGACGTTGAGGTCAAGAACTCACTCATCATCTTCCTCGCCAAGCTTTCTAATGGTGTCCAACCTGGCCTCTCGTGGGGTTGGATCCCTTCCTCTGATCCCTGCAAGGAGCACTGGCAGAATGTTGCCTGTGATTCTCTCAACACTACTGTCACAAAACTCTTTCTCAACGGCCAAAACCTTGTTGGCACGCTTGATTCTGCTTTGCTTTGCAACACGAAACCTCTCGCTGCCTCTCTTACCACCCTTGCCCTTGATGACAACAACATTGCTGGACAAATTTCAGATGAGATTGGACACTGCAATCAACTCACTCAATTCACTGTCAGCTACAACCGCCTTTCGGGTACCCTCCCTGAGTCCCTTGCTGCACTGGAAAACCTCAAAACGCTCGATGTTTCCAACAATCAGCTTACAGGGCTGATTCCGAATTTTGACTTCTCCAAATTCGACAAGTTCAATGTCTCCAACAACAAGTTACAAGGACCAATCCCTAACACGAACGGCTTTGTCCAATCAAACAGCTTCTTGGGAAACTCCGAATTGTGTGGAGATCCGTTGGCAAACAAGTGTCCATCGTCATCTGTGACAGCGGATGAGAAGTCGAATAATTCGAAGGGTGTCTCAAAAAACCAAGTGATTATATACATAGGATATGCTATTTTGGCATCGGTTTTTGTTGCGCTAGTAATTTTCAAAATATGTACAAAGAACAAAAAGGAAGATAAAATGGTTGATGCCGTGAACAAAGTTTCGGCAGTCGATGAAAGCATGAGCAAAATTAGTGCAGCATCAAGTGAGTTCAAAGGAGGATTGAGCAAGTCGAATTATTCTGTCACATTTTCAGCTGATGATGAGAGCCATAGCACTAATATGGTTTCGTCTTCACTTGTCGTCCTCAAGAGCCCCGTGGTGAACGGACTGAAGTTTGAGGACTTGCTCAAGGCCCCCGCCGAGTTGCTTGGGAGAGGCAAGTATGGCAGCCTCTACAAGGTCATCTTTGAGGACGGAATGGTACTAGTGGTGAAAAGGATAAAAGATTGGGCGATTTCAGGTAGCGATTTTAAGCAGAGGATGGAGAGGTTGTACCAGGCCAAGCACCAGAGTGTGCTGCCGGCTCTTGCCTTTTACTTTTCGAAACAAGAGAAGCTTCTAGTGTATGAGTATCAACAGAATGGAAGCCTCTTCAGACTCATCCATG GAAGCCATAGGGGCCAAGCATTTGACTGGAACAGCAGGCTCTCCGTTGCTGCTCGCATAGCAGAAGCATTAGCTTTCATGCATGAGGAGCTTCGCACGGAAGGGATTGCGCACGGCAACTTAAAATCCTCCAACATCTTACTCAACAAGAAAATGGAGCCCTGCATAAGCGAATACGGCCTCATGGAAATCCACGATCAAGAAAACCAAACGCCGCGCAAGGCTTCTAAGGCCGGCAGTACCTCAAGCGCCTTCAAGGGGGACGTTTATGGGTTTGGTGTGATCCTTCTTGAGCTGCTCACAGGCAAACTTGTGCAGCACAACGGCGTGGATCTGACGGTTTGGGTTCACTCGGTGGTTCGAGAGGAATGGACAGCAGAAGTGTTTGACAGAACCCTAATGTCGGAATGCGCGAGCGAGGAGAGGATGGTGAACTTGCTGCAGGTGGCTATAAAGTGTGTGAACCGTT